The sequence GTGACGCTGGAGCGGCCCGCGGCGACCGGGGAGGGCGCGGCCGAGCCGGTCGCGATGCGTCTCGCCGAGCGCAGGCCCGAGGAGGTGTTTCGCGAGGCCTTCGCGCTAAAGCACGGCGCGCCGCCCTCGCCCGCGCACGAGGAGGCCTTCGCGGCCCTCCTCGCCATGGACGAGGACGCCGCGGACGAGGAGGCGGCCTGACATGCGCATCCTCGCGATCCGCGGCGAGAACCTCGCCTCCCTGGCCGAGCCTTTCGAGATCGCCTTCGACACCGAGCCGCTGGCGGCGGCGGGGCTCTTCGCCATCACCGGCGAGACCGGGGCCGGCAAGTCGACCATCCTCGACGCGTTGTGCCTCGCGCTCTACGACGAGTTCCCGCGCGTGAAGGCGGAGGGGGCGAACGAGGCCATTCCCGACGGCGACAACGCCCCGCTCTCCGCCACCGACCCGCGCACGATCCTGCGCCGCGGCGCCGGGCGCGGCTACGCCGAGGTGGACTTCGCCGCCCGCGACGGCGCCGTCTATCGCGTGCGCTGCGAGCTCAACCGCGCCCGCGGCCGTGCGGCCGGCGCGCTGCAGAAGCGCGGGCGGGCGCTGTGGAAGCTCGCGCCGGAAGGGACGGTCGAGGCGGTGGCCTCGGACATCCGCACCGTGAAGGCCGAGGTGGAGCGCCTCACCGACCTCACCTGCGACCAGTTCCGCCGCACGGTCCTGCTCGCCCAGGGCGATTTCGACGCCTTCCTGCGCGCCGACGCCAAGGAGCGAGCGGAGCTGCTCGAGAAGATCACCGGCACGGAGATCTACGCCACGCTCTCGCGCCGCGCCTACGAGCGCCACCGCGAGGCCCGCGACGCGCTCCAGGCGCTGGAGCGCCAGCGCGACGGCATCGGCCTGATGGCGCCCGAGGCGCGGGCCGAGGCGCAGGCGGCGCTGGCCGCGCTCGCCCTGCGCAAGCAGGAGGAGAATGCCGCGCGCGAGGCGATCGAGGCGGCCCTGCGCCGCCACGAGGCGATCGCCGCGGCGACCGTGAAGCGCGACGCGGCCGGGGAGGCGCTCACCCTGGCGCAGGCGGCCGCCGACGCGCTCGGCGCGGAGCGCGCGCGGCTCGCGGCGCTGGAGCGGGTCGAGCCGCTGCGCGGGGCGTGGGAGAAGGTGGGGGAGGCCGAGACCGCGTGCGCCGAGGCGGAGGGCGGGCGCGAGCCGGCGGCGCAGGCCCGCGCGGCGGCGCAGCAGGCGACGGCCGAAGCGGAGGCGCAGGAGGCGTCCTCCCGCGCCGCGCTCACGGAGGCGGAGGCCGCGGTCACGGCGCTCGAGCCCGCCTGGGCCGAGGCCGACGCGTGCGACCGGCGTCTCGCCGACGCGCGGGAGGCGGAAAGCCGCCTCGCGCAGGCCCGCGACGAGGCGCGCCGCGCCGCCGAGGCCACGTCCGCCGCGGCCCAGGACCTCGCCGCCCGGGTCACCGCCGCGGAGGCGGAGACGGCGAAGATCGCCGAGGGCCTCGCCCGTGACGCCGCTCTGGAACCCCTCGCCACCCGTTTCGCCGAGCTCTCGGACGCGCTCGCCCGCCGGGCCGGCTTCGTGCGCGACGCGGCCGCGCATCGCGCCGAGCGCGACGCCGCGCAGGCGACGCTCCAGCGCCTCGCCGCCGCGCGGGCGACCCTCGACGAGGCGGATGCGCGCGACGGCGAGACCCGCGCCGCCTGCGACGGGCGTATCGCCGAGCGGCTCGCGGCGCTGGAGGCGCTCGGCGCGCCGGCGACGCAGGCGCGGGCCGACGGGTTCGAGGCCGCCGACGGCCTCCTCGCCCGGCTCGCCGCCGCCGCCGAGAAGGCGCAAGCCGCGACCCGCTCCCGCGACGAGGCGACCGCCCGCCGGGAGGCGGCGGCGGCGGCCTATGCACAGGCGCGCGACGCCGCGCGGGCGGCGCAGGCCGAGATCGACGGGCTCGACGCCCGCGCCGACGAGGTGGCGCGGCTCGGGGCGCTCGCGGAGGCGACGGCCTCGGAGCAGGCCCGGCGTCTGCGCGCGGCGCTGGTGCCGGGCGAGCCCTGCCCGGTCTGCGGCGTCCCGCACGCGCCGGACCACCTTTCCGAGCCGGACGCCTTCGTCGCCGAGATCCGCGCCCGAGGCGACGCGCTTCGCCGCGAGCAGGATGCCGCCCGCGCCCGCCTCGCCGAGGCGAAGGCCTCGGGCGCCGCCGCGGAGCGGACCGGCAAGGAGGCCGCCGTGGCCATCGCCGCCGAGACCGAGCGGCTCGCCGCGGCGGAGACGGCCTACGGCGAGGCGCATGCGGCTTGGCGGGCGCTGCCGGATCTCGGGCTCGCCGCGCCGCCGGAGGTGTGGCGCGAGGCCGGTCCCGCGCTCGCATCGCTCGCCGGCGAGATCGCGACCGCCCGCGCCGCCGCGCGCGAGACGCTCCGCAGCGCGGATGTGCTCCGCCAGGACATCGAGGCCGAGCGCGCCCGCCGCGACGCCGCCGGGGCCGCGATCGAGGGCCGCCGCGGGGAGCGCGCGGCGCTGGACCGCGACGCGAGTGCGGCGCGCGAGGCGATCGCCCGCGCGGACGCCCGCGTCCCCGAGCTCGAGGACAGGTGGGCCTCGGTGGATCGCGAATGGGGCCGCGTGCTCGCCGCCGCCGGCATCGCGCCGGAGGATCTCGACCGCGACGCCGAGGCGGCGCGCCGCGTGCTGGAGACCCGCGGGCGCGATTATCGCGGGCGGGCCGAGCGGCGCACGGCTCTGGAGCAAGACCTCGCCCGCGATCGCCCGGCGGCGTCCGCCGCGCAGGCCCGCGCCGAGGCCGCCGCGGCGACGGCCGCCAAGGCCGCGGCGGACGCGGTGGAAGCAGGCGAGGCGGCGGCGCGTCTCGCCGAGGCGCGCGCGGGCTTGCTCGGCGGCGAGGCGACGGACGTCCACCGCAGCCGGCACGTCGATGCGGCCAAGTCCGCGCGTGCGGCCTTCGACGCGGCGCGCGAGGCGGGCGAGACCGCCCGCAATCGCCTCGCGGGGGCGCAGGCGGCCGATGAGGGCGCCGAGGCGGCGCGCGCCAAGGCCGCCTCCCGCCTCGCCGAAGCCGAAGCCGCCTTCGCCGCCGCGCTCGCCGCGCGCGGCCTCCCCCGCGAGGAGGCGCTCGCGCTCCTCGCCGTCGCGCCGGAGGAGCGCGAGGCTCTGCGCGCGGGTCTCGCCCAGGCGGACGAGGCCGTGCGCGAGGCCGCCTCGACCCTGAAGCACTGCGAGACCGCGCTCGCGGACGCCCTCGCGGCGGGCGCGCCGGAGGAGGACGCGACCGCCCTGGCCGAGCACCGTGCGGCCCTGGTCGAGAGCCTTGCCGCCCTCGCCGAGGAGGAGGTCGCCCGCCGGGTCGCGCTCGAGCAGGACGACCGCGCCCGCGAGATCGCGGGGCGGCTCGAGGCCGAGATCGCCGCCGCGGCGGCGGTCGCCGGGCTCTGGGCGCAGATGAACGACGCCATCGGCTCGGCCGACGGCTCCAAGTTCCGCCGCTACGCGCAGTCGGTGACGCTTGACCATCTGGTGGCGCTGGCGAACCGCCATCTCGAGGCGCTCTCCCCGCGCTACCGGCTGGAGCGCGCCGGCGGGGAGGGCGGCGATCTCGGGCTGCAGATCCGCGACCGCGATCTGGGCGACGAGCGGCGCTCGACCCGCTCGCTGTCCGGTGGGGAGCGCTTCCTCACCTCGCTCGCGCTGGCGCTGGCGCTGTGCTCGCTGGAGGGCCGCGGCTCCTTCGTCGACACGCTGTTCATCGACGAGGGCTTCGGCACGCTCGACGCCGCCACGCTGGACGTCGCCATCGACGCGCTGGAGACGCTGCAGGCGCAAGGCCGCAAGGTGGGCGTCATCAGCCACGTCGAGACCATGCACCAGCGCATCCCGGTGCAGATCCGGGTGGACAAGCTCGGCGGCGGCCGCAGCCGGGTGCGGGTGACGGGGGCGGGGGCGCTGCTGGCCGCTGCGGAGTGATTTGGTTGCGAAGATCGCCTCGTGACAGATGGAGATTGCGACGCTAGAGCAGATCGCTTCCTGATGGAATCGCGCGGGGGATTCCCTTCGAGGCCAGTTCGTGATTCACGGTAGAGGCTGGCGGAGGAGGCCAGCCGCCATGACGAAGCCCCTCTCGATGGATCTGAGGCAGCGCGTCCTCGCTGCGGTCGATGCCGGCATGAGCCGCCGGGCCGCGGCGGACCGCTTCGGGATCGCGCCGTCCGCGGCGGTGAAGTGGTTCAACCTTCGGCGCGAGACGGGCTCGGTCGCGCCGCGGGCGCAAGGCGGCGACACGCGGTCCGGGCGGATCGAGGCGCTCGGCCCGGTCATCCTCGCGATGGTGGAGGAGGCGCCGGATCTCACCCTCGTCGAGATCGCCGAGCGGCTCGAGCGCGAGCACGGCGAGCGCTTCGCGCCCTCGACGGTGCACCGCTTCTTCGGCCGCCACGGCCTGACGTTCAAAAAAAGTCCGGCCACGCCAGCGAGCAGGACCGCGCCGACGTCGCCGCGGCCCGCGAGGCCTGGTTCGAGGAGCAGCCCGAGCTCGACCCGCAGCGGCTGATCTTCATCGACGAGACCTGGCTCAACACCAAGATGGCGCGGTTGCGGGGCCGCGCCCCCGAAGGCGAGCGCCTGCGCGCCGGCATCCCTCACGGCCATTGGCGCACCACGACCTTCGTGGCCGGGCTCAGGATCGGCGGGATCGACGCGCCGATGCTGATCGACGGCGCGATCAACGCGGCGAGCTTCCTCGCCTACGTCCAGCAGGTCCTGGTTCCGACGCTGAGCCCCGGCGACGTGGTGCTAGAGCAGATCGCTTCCTGATGGAATCGCGCGGGGGATTCCCTTCGAGGCCAGTTCGTGATTCACGGTAGAGGCTGGCGGAGGAGGCCAGCCGCCATGACGAAGCCCCTCTCGATGGATCTGAGGCAGCGCGTCCTCGCTGCGGTCGATGCCGGCATGAGCCGCCGGGCCGCGGCGGACCGCTTCGGGATCGCGCCGTCCGCGGCGGTGAAGTGGTTCAACCTTCGGCGCGAGACGGGCTCGGTCGCGCCGCGGGCGCAAGGCGGCGACACGCGGTCCGGGCGGATCGAGGCGCTCGGCCCGGTCATCCTCGCGATGGTGGAGGAGGCGCCGGATCTCACCCTCGTCGAGATCGCCGAGCGGCTCGAGCGCGAGCACGGCGAGCGCTTCGCGCCCTCGACGGTGCACCGCTTCTTCGGCCGCCACGGCCTGACGTTCAAAAAAAGTCCGGCCACGCCAGCGAGCAGGACCGCGCCGACGTCGCCGCGGCCCGCGAGGCCTGGTTCGAGGAGCAGCCCGAGCTCGACCCGCAGCGGCTGATCTTCATCGACGAGACCTGGCTCAACACCAAGATGGCGCGGTTGCGGGGCCGCGCCCCCGAAGGCGAGCGCCTGCGCGCCGGCATCCCTCACGGCCATTGGCGCACCACGACCTTCGTGGCCGGGCTCAGGATCGGCGGGATCGACGCGCCGATGCTGATCGACGGCGCGATCAACGCGGCGAGCTTCCTCGCCTACGTCCAGCAGGTCCTGGTTCCGACGCTGAGCCCCGGCGACGTGGTGATCATGGACAACCTCGCCAGCCACAAGACCCCCGCCGTGCGCGAGGCCATCGAGGCGGCCGGAGCCGAGCTGCGCTTCCTGCCGCCCTACAGCCCGGACTTCAACCCCATCGAGAACGCCTTCGCCAAGCTGAAGGCCCTGCTCAGGAAGGTCGCCGCCCGGACGCGCGACGCCCTCTGGAGCGCCGTCGCCGACGCCATCGAAGCCTTCCCGCCAGAGGAATGCGCGAACTTCTTCACCGCAGCAGGATATGAACCCGAGTGGTGAGAATCTGCTCTAGCTTGGCGACATGATCGCTCCGAGCGTGCAGGACCTGGAGGAAGTCGACGAGTTTCTCGCCGAGCTCAAGACGCTCGGTGATCCGATCCCGCTTTGGACGCCCTCGACGCGGCCCGGAGAGCTCGACGCGACGTGGCCGGTGATAGATCGCGCGGGGCTTGGACGCGCCACGCTCCGCTTCAGATGCCTTTCCGTCGATCGGACGCGCCCGAGCGTCTCGGTGATTTTCCGTGACCGGCCGATCTGGCGGGTCGACATCGTCGATCCTCGTGACTGCAAGCCGAATCCGTTGGCGGCCGCCCACCTGGGCCTTCCCGCGACGGTCTGCGGGTCGCACAGTCACGGCTGGAGCGACAACCGAGAGATCGTCGCACGATCGGGGTTCGGGCGCCTGCCGGTCCGGCGACCTCTCGGGGCGCGGATGAGACGGCTTCCGCAGGCCTTGCGCTGGCTGGCGCAAGCCGCAACTCTGAGGTTAACTCCCGAGCAGGCCGATTTCGACGTGCCGCCTCAGTCGGCGCTCTTCGAGTGATGGTGACGCCATGATATGCGAACAGATCCGGTCGGCCCTCGCCCCCCTCGCTTCCTGCGAGCCGACCACTTCGGGCGCGCGGATCGCGACGCACTGCCTCTACCCGTCCTTCGACCCCGTGGAGATCCACGTCGTTGGCCATGGCGACGGCTTTCTTGTTCACGACGACGGTGGCGCGTATCGCGAAGCATGGCTGCACGGGTGCGACCAGCCGGCTATCAAGCGCTGGCTTACCATTGCGGCGGACCGCTTCTCCCTGCAGGTGGTCGACTCGACTCTCGTCGCCGAGATCGCTTCCGCAGAGTGGCTGCAGTCGGGAATCCTGTCCGTCGCGAACGGAGCCGCCTTTGCCGCGACCATGGCGCTGGACAGGCGTCCGGTGAGCGAGCGTCGCCTCGTGGAACGGATCACGGAGGCGCTCGCCAGCGCTTTTCGCGAGGTCGAGATTCAGCGCGAAGTGCCTGTTGTCGGACAGAGCGGGAAGACGCACCGTTTCGACCTGGCGCTGACGGGACCGCGGGGCGAGACGTTGCTGATCGACGCGGTGGCGCCCCACCCCGTCTCGATCGCTTCGAGCTACGTCGCGTTCTCTGACACGCAAAGAGCATCGGCGGCTCGCCGCGTGCACTTCGCCGTGTTCGACAGACCTCTCGATGAAGCCGACGCGCTGCTGATGCGCCAGGTCGCCGAGCTGGTGCCCGTCGCGGGACTGGCCGACGGGGCCCGGCGCGTTCTTCACGCGCGGGCGACCTGACGCCTCACCCCCGCGGCACCCCGGCATTCGCCAGCGCGTCGACCCTATGGTTCAGCGGGTCGTCGGCGTGGCCCTTGACCCAGTGCCAGCGCACCTCGTGGCGGTTGCGGGCCTCGTCGAGGCGGCGCCAGAGGTCCTCGTTCTTCACCGGCTGCTTCGAGGCCGTGCGCCAGCCCTTGGCCTTCCAGCCGGCGAGCCAGGTGCTGATGCCGTTTCGCACGTATTGGCTGTCGGTATAGAGGTCGACGGAGCACGGGCGCTTGAGCGCCTCGAGGGCCTGGATGGCGGCCATCAGCTCCATCCGGTTGTTTGTCGTCACCCGCTCGCCGCCGTGCATCTCCTTCTCGCGCTCGCCGAAGATCAAGAGCGCGCCCCAGCCGCCGGGGCCGGGATTCCCCTTGCAGGCCCCGTCGGTGTAGATCGTCACCCGCGGCGCGGGCCTCTCGGCGGTCATCGGTCGAGCCCGTAATCGGCGGCCGTGTCGGCGCGGCGGTGGAAGGCGAGCTTGCGGTCGTATTCGAGCGGGTCCTTCGGGCGCACCAGCGCGCCCGGCGGCACGTTCAGCCAGTCGACGAGGCGGGTGAGCAGGAAGCGCAGGGCCGCCCCGCGGCAGAGCGTCGGCAGCGCGGCGACCTCGGCGGGCTCGAGCCGCCGCACCGCCTCGTAGCCGGCGATCAGCGCCCGGCTCTTCGTGACGTTGTACGACCCGTCCGCCTCGAAGCACCAGGCGTTGAGGCAGATGGCGAGGTCGTAGGCGAGGACGTCGTTGCAGGCGAAGTAGAAGTCGATCAGCCCCGAGACCTCCTCGCCGATGAAGAACACGTTGTCGACGAAGAGATCGGCGTGGATCACGCCCTCGGGCAGCTCCCGCGGCCAGACCCGCTCCAGATGGTCGAGCTCGGCGCGGCTGCGCGCGGCGAGGCCCGGTGCGACGGTGTCGGCCTGCGCCTCCGCCTGGGCGAAGAGCGGACGCCAGGCCGGCAGCGAGAGGGCGTTCGGGCGGCG comes from Salinarimonas sp. and encodes:
- a CDS encoding IS630 family transposase (programmed frameshift); translated protein: MTKPLSMDLRQRVLAAVDAGMSRRAAADRFGIAPSAAVKWFNLRRETGSVAPRAQGGDTRSGRIEALGPVILAMVEEAPDLTLVEIAERLEREHGERFAPSTVHRFFGRHGLTFKKKSGHASEQDRADVAAAREAWFEEQPELDPQRLIFIDETWLNTKMARLRGRAPEGERLRAGIPHGHWRTTTFVAGLRIGGIDAPMLIDGAINAASFLAYVQQVLVPTLSPGDVVIMDNLASHKTPAVREAIEAAGAELRFLPPYSPDFNPIENAFAKLKALLRKVAARTRDALWSAVADAIEAFPPEECANFFTAAGYEPEW
- the rnhA gene encoding ribonuclease HI, with product MTAERPAPRVTIYTDGACKGNPGPGGWGALLIFGEREKEMHGGERVTTNNRMELMAAIQALEALKRPCSVDLYTDSQYVRNGISTWLAGWKAKGWRTASKQPVKNEDLWRRLDEARNRHEVRWHWVKGHADDPLNHRVDALANAGVPRG
- a CDS encoding homoserine kinase; this translates as MAVYTDVPEEALVAFVEGYDIGEVLSFKGIAEGVENTNYFLHTSRGSYILTLYEKRVAEADLPFFLGLMEHLADRGIVCPQPVRDRRGEALGRLAGRPAAIATFLEGLSIRRPNPKRCGALGGALARLHEAGRDFGSRRPNALSLPAWRPLFAQAEAQADTVAPGLAARSRAELDHLERVWPRELPEGVIHADLFVDNVFFIGEEVSGLIDFYFACNDVLAYDLAICLNAWCFEADGSYNVTKSRALIAGYEAVRRLEPAEVAALPTLCRGAALRFLLTRLVDWLNVPPGALVRPKDPLEYDRKLAFHRRADTAADYGLDR
- a CDS encoding AAA family ATPase → MRILAIRGENLASLAEPFEIAFDTEPLAAAGLFAITGETGAGKSTILDALCLALYDEFPRVKAEGANEAIPDGDNAPLSATDPRTILRRGAGRGYAEVDFAARDGAVYRVRCELNRARGRAAGALQKRGRALWKLAPEGTVEAVASDIRTVKAEVERLTDLTCDQFRRTVLLAQGDFDAFLRADAKERAELLEKITGTEIYATLSRRAYERHREARDALQALERQRDGIGLMAPEARAEAQAALAALALRKQEENAAREAIEAALRRHEAIAAATVKRDAAGEALTLAQAAADALGAERARLAALERVEPLRGAWEKVGEAETACAEAEGGREPAAQARAAAQQATAEAEAQEASSRAALTEAEAAVTALEPAWAEADACDRRLADAREAESRLAQARDEARRAAEATSAAAQDLAARVTAAEAETAKIAEGLARDAALEPLATRFAELSDALARRAGFVRDAAAHRAERDAAQATLQRLAAARATLDEADARDGETRAACDGRIAERLAALEALGAPATQARADGFEAADGLLARLAAAAEKAQAATRSRDEATARREAAAAAYAQARDAARAAQAEIDGLDARADEVARLGALAEATASEQARRLRAALVPGEPCPVCGVPHAPDHLSEPDAFVAEIRARGDALRREQDAARARLAEAKASGAAAERTGKEAAVAIAAETERLAAAETAYGEAHAAWRALPDLGLAAPPEVWREAGPALASLAGEIATARAAARETLRSADVLRQDIEAERARRDAAGAAIEGRRGERAALDRDASAAREAIARADARVPELEDRWASVDREWGRVLAAAGIAPEDLDRDAEAARRVLETRGRDYRGRAERRTALEQDLARDRPAASAAQARAEAAAATAAKAAADAVEAGEAAARLAEARAGLLGGEATDVHRSRHVDAAKSARAAFDAAREAGETARNRLAGAQAADEGAEAARAKAASRLAEAEAAFAAALAARGLPREEALALLAVAPEEREALRAGLAQADEAVREAASTLKHCETALADALAAGAPEEDATALAEHRAALVESLAALAEEEVARRVALEQDDRAREIAGRLEAEIAAAAAVAGLWAQMNDAIGSADGSKFRRYAQSVTLDHLVALANRHLEALSPRYRLERAGGEGGDLGLQIRDRDLGDERRSTRSLSGGERFLTSLALALALCSLEGRGSFVDTLFIDEGFGTLDAATLDVAIDALETLQAQGRKVGVISHVETMHQRIPVQIRVDKLGGGRSRVRVTGAGALLAAAE
- a CDS encoding transposase is translated as MARLRGRAPEGERLRAGIPHGHWRTTTFVAGLRIGGIDAPMLIDGAINAASFLAYVQQVLVPTLSPGDVVLEQIAS